One genomic region from Streptomyces sp. NBC_00457 encodes:
- a CDS encoding DinB family protein, with amino-acid sequence MASNTPLTLPDGRPIPLMTGDELPMLQSWLAFHRATLQLKCAGLDDTQVRLASVEPSSLTLLGLVQHLAEIERNWFQRVFAGLDVPPIYGERSGYVLDPDRGLDEALTVWRQEVARSEELIAGRSLDETGRMVDEPVAGLEVSLRWVLIHMIEEYARHNGHADLLRERIDGVTGA; translated from the coding sequence ATGGCTTCCAACACACCCCTCACTCTGCCCGACGGTCGCCCCATCCCTCTCATGACCGGTGACGAACTCCCCATGCTCCAGAGCTGGTTGGCCTTTCACCGGGCCACGCTCCAGCTGAAGTGCGCGGGTCTTGACGACACTCAGGTGCGGCTGGCGTCCGTCGAGCCGTCCTCGCTCACCCTCCTCGGGCTCGTGCAGCATCTCGCCGAGATCGAACGGAACTGGTTCCAGCGGGTGTTCGCCGGGCTGGACGTGCCGCCGATATACGGGGAGCGGAGCGGGTATGTCCTGGACCCCGACCGCGGGCTGGACGAGGCGCTCACGGTGTGGCGGCAGGAGGTCGCCCGGAGCGAAGAGCTGATCGCCGGGCGGTCGCTCGACGAGACCGGGCGGATGGTGGACGAGCCCGTGGCCGGTCTGGAGGTCAGCCTGCGGTGGGTGCTGATCCACATGATCGAGGAGTACGCCCGGCACAACGGCCATGCGGACCTGCTGCGGGAGCGGATCGACGGAGTGACCGGAGCGTGA
- a CDS encoding DUF1349 domain-containing protein, translating to MDVELPELPFPLRTYGPDGHWAYEDGILSGWAGSRQDRFVPPTGEGLDPASDAPRLLGAPVGDFQLIARVTVGFAAAFDAGVLYVHVGERAWAKLCLEYSPDVPTVCTVVTRGHSDDANSFTVEGSSVWLRVSRTGRSFAFHASRDGERWTFVRLFTLGDAEETGAALVGFMSQSPMGEGCVVTYDHIEFRPDWPKDLRDGS from the coding sequence ATGGACGTGGAACTTCCCGAACTGCCTTTCCCCCTCCGTACCTACGGGCCCGACGGGCATTGGGCCTACGAGGACGGCATTCTCAGTGGGTGGGCCGGGTCGCGGCAGGATCGGTTTGTGCCGCCCACCGGTGAGGGCCTGGACCCGGCGTCCGATGCGCCGCGGTTGTTGGGGGCGCCCGTGGGGGACTTTCAGCTGATCGCTCGGGTCACCGTCGGGTTTGCCGCGGCCTTTGACGCGGGGGTGTTGTACGTCCATGTCGGGGAGCGGGCCTGGGCGAAGTTGTGTCTGGAGTACTCTCCGGATGTGCCGACCGTGTGCACGGTGGTCACCCGGGGGCACTCCGATGACGCCAACTCCTTCACCGTGGAGGGCAGTTCGGTCTGGCTCCGGGTGAGCCGGACCGGCCGTTCCTTCGCCTTCCATGCCTCGCGTGACGGTGAACGCTGGACCTTCGTGCGGCTGTTCACGCTGGGCGACGCGGAGGAGACGGGCGCTGCCCTGGTCGGCTTCATGTCGCAGTCGCCGATGGGGGAGGGGTGTGTGGTGACGTACGACCACATCGAGTTCAGGCCGGACTGGCCGAAGGACCTGAGGGACGGCAGTTAG
- a CDS encoding ectoine synthase: MIVRSFKDIEGTDRHVKSASGTWESKRIVLAKEKVGFSLHETILYAGTETSMWYANHIEAVVCVQGEAELTDDETGRKYTITPGTMYLLDGHERHTMRIKEDFRCICVFNPPVTGREDHDENGVYPLLTEEG; the protein is encoded by the coding sequence GTGATCGTCCGTTCGTTCAAGGACATCGAAGGCACCGACCGGCATGTGAAATCCGCGTCCGGCACCTGGGAGAGCAAGCGCATCGTCCTCGCCAAGGAGAAGGTCGGCTTCTCCCTGCACGAGACGATCCTGTACGCGGGTACGGAGACGTCGATGTGGTACGCGAACCACATCGAGGCCGTCGTATGCGTGCAGGGCGAGGCCGAGCTGACCGACGACGAGACCGGGCGGAAGTACACGATCACGCCCGGGACCATGTACCTCCTCGACGGTCACGAGCGGCACACGATGCGGATCAAGGAGGACTTCCGCTGCATCTGTGTCTTCAACCCGCCCGTGACCGGCCGGGAGGACCATGACGAGAACGGCGTATACCCGCTGCTGACCGAGGAGGGCTGA
- a CDS encoding maleylpyruvate isomerase family mycothiol-dependent enzyme — MTDDHDAVRDLLVAWGFGVLDPADERTVRTHLAGCESCAAEAARLRETVRLLDGPPLNAPAQPADGALSFALRARPAAFRAAAHAAPYAAAVAGLKALLPELEGRWGTPVVHDWDAHATVAHLLAADEHLAGRLGVEARVPPSRIEEGAPWEDAWNRRTADVIAHEHGRTPQETVADWAAQADALLGTPEARDAELAARAMTLMGMRLPVADHFLVRAFETWIHTDDIGRALGLAVPPPPQEHLGQLVRLAVRVLGLSLGPTAPPVLFSVIGGEEWVLGSDAEPVQAELTLDPVDFCLLVGGRYAPETVPRGETGDAAAVRNVLERAASLSWL; from the coding sequence ATGACCGACGATCACGATGCGGTACGTGACCTGCTCGTCGCCTGGGGATTCGGCGTCCTCGACCCGGCCGACGAGCGGACGGTCCGGACGCACCTGGCCGGGTGCGAGAGCTGCGCGGCGGAGGCGGCACGGCTGCGGGAGACGGTACGACTCCTGGACGGGCCGCCGCTGAACGCTCCCGCACAGCCGGCCGACGGTGCGCTCTCCTTCGCCCTGCGCGCCCGCCCGGCCGCCTTCCGAGCCGCCGCGCACGCCGCCCCCTACGCCGCCGCCGTCGCCGGGCTCAAGGCCCTGCTGCCCGAGCTGGAGGGCCGGTGGGGCACACCGGTCGTGCACGACTGGGACGCGCACGCCACCGTCGCCCACCTCCTCGCCGCCGACGAACACCTGGCAGGCCGGCTGGGCGTCGAGGCGCGCGTGCCGCCCTCGCGGATCGAGGAGGGCGCGCCCTGGGAGGACGCCTGGAACCGCCGCACCGCCGATGTCATCGCCCACGAGCACGGCCGTACGCCCCAGGAGACCGTGGCCGACTGGGCCGCGCAGGCGGACGCGCTGCTCGGCACGCCCGAGGCCCGCGACGCCGAACTCGCCGCACGCGCCATGACGTTGATGGGGATGCGGCTGCCCGTCGCCGATCACTTCCTGGTGCGCGCCTTCGAGACGTGGATCCACACCGACGACATCGGCCGCGCCCTCGGCCTCGCCGTCCCGCCGCCGCCCCAGGAGCACTTGGGGCAGCTGGTCCGCCTCGCCGTCCGGGTCCTCGGCCTGTCCCTCGGACCCACCGCGCCCCCGGTGCTGTTCTCGGTCATCGGGGGCGAGGAGTGGGTGCTGGGCTCGGATGCCGAGCCCGTACAGGCCGAACTCACCCTCGACCCCGTCGACTTCTGCCTGCTCGTCGGCGGGCGGTACGCGCCTGAGACGGTGCCGAGGGGAGAAACGGGCGACGCGGCCGCCGTACGGAACGTACTGGAGCGGGCCGCGTCGCTGTCGTGGCTGTGA
- a CDS encoding IclR family transcriptional regulator — protein MSAGETGGGAQVKSAVRTVELLEYFAGRPGMHSLAAVQEAVGYPKSSLYMLLRTLVELGWVETDATGTRYGIGVRALLVGTSYIDGDEVVAAARPTLDRLSDDTTETIHLARLDGTNVVYLATRQSQHYLRPFTRVGRRLPAHSTSLGKALLSTYSDEQVRKMLPETLPALTENTITDREKLIEELHQVREQGFAVDREENTLGLRCFGVAIPYRTPARDAISCSVPVARLTPAHEQMVKDALFDARDRLTLATRRL, from the coding sequence ATGTCGGCTGGCGAGACGGGGGGCGGAGCGCAGGTCAAGTCCGCGGTGCGGACGGTTGAACTGCTCGAGTATTTCGCCGGACGCCCGGGAATGCACTCCCTCGCGGCGGTCCAGGAGGCCGTCGGATACCCCAAGTCCAGCCTCTACATGCTGCTGCGCACACTGGTCGAGCTGGGCTGGGTGGAGACGGACGCGACGGGCACGCGGTACGGGATCGGCGTACGGGCGCTGCTGGTCGGCACCTCGTACATCGACGGGGACGAGGTGGTCGCGGCGGCCCGTCCGACGCTGGACCGCCTCTCGGACGACACGACGGAAACCATCCACTTGGCCCGCCTGGACGGCACGAACGTCGTCTATCTGGCCACCCGCCAGTCCCAGCACTACCTCCGCCCCTTCACCAGGGTCGGCCGCCGCCTCCCGGCCCACTCCACCTCCCTCGGCAAGGCGCTGCTGAGCACGTACTCCGACGAACAGGTCCGCAAGATGCTCCCGGAGACGCTGCCCGCCCTCACCGAGAACACGATCACCGACCGCGAGAAGCTCATCGAGGAGCTGCACCAGGTCCGGGAGCAGGGCTTCGCCGTCGACCGCGAGGAGAACACGCTGGGGCTGCGCTGCTTCGGCGTCGCGATCCCGTACCGCACCCCGGCGCGGGACGCGATCAGCTGCTCGGTACCGGTGGCGCGGCTGACGCCCGCCCATGAGCAGATGGTGAAGGACGCGCTGTTCGACGCGCGGGACCGGCTGACACTGGCGACCCGTAGGCTCTGA
- a CDS encoding aldehyde dehydrogenase (NADP(+)), producing the protein MAAAPVWSVDPRTGKQREQVAVEATAQEVDATVRAAHDARGALADRTVRSAFLRTAADRLEAAKDQLVEAADAETALGPVRLTGELARTCYQLRAFADIVDEGAFLDVVINHPDATATPPIPDLRRYKVPLGVVAVYSASNFPFAFSVAGGDTASALGAGCPVVVKSHPDHPGLSELVAAVLRSAAAAHDIPAGVLGLVHGFEAGIELIKHPHVAAAGFTGSIRGGRALFDAAAARPVPIPFHGELGSLNPVVITEAAAAERAEAIGTGLAGSMTLGVGQFCVKPGLVLVPSGAAGDGLVKALTDAVSDTDAGVLLDHRMRDNFVAGVAERAELPDVETPVTPGAGGEHTVSPGFLAVAAEKLTSEGAYDLLLEECFGPVTVVARYDDDAQAQAVLSRLPGNLTATVHLSAEEAAGEGRGAEILAELTPLAGRVLVNGWPTGVAVAPAQHHGGPYPATTSTSTSVGGTAIERWMRPVAYQGAPEALLPAELRDENPLGLPRRFNGRLER; encoded by the coding sequence GTGGCAGCAGCACCAGTCTGGAGTGTCGACCCCCGAACCGGGAAGCAGCGGGAACAGGTTGCGGTGGAGGCCACAGCCCAGGAGGTGGACGCCACTGTCCGCGCCGCGCACGACGCGCGCGGGGCCCTGGCCGACCGCACGGTCCGCTCGGCCTTCCTGCGGACCGCCGCCGACCGGCTCGAGGCGGCCAAGGACCAGCTCGTCGAGGCCGCCGACGCGGAGACCGCGCTCGGCCCGGTCCGGCTGACCGGGGAACTCGCCCGCACCTGCTACCAGCTGCGAGCCTTCGCCGACATCGTCGACGAGGGCGCCTTCCTCGACGTCGTCATCAACCACCCCGACGCCACCGCGACCCCGCCGATCCCGGACCTGCGCCGCTACAAGGTGCCCCTCGGCGTCGTCGCCGTCTACTCGGCGTCCAACTTCCCCTTCGCCTTCTCGGTCGCCGGCGGCGACACCGCGAGCGCGCTGGGCGCGGGCTGCCCGGTGGTCGTCAAGTCACACCCCGACCACCCGGGCCTGTCCGAGCTGGTCGCGGCCGTGCTGCGGTCCGCCGCCGCGGCGCACGACATCCCCGCGGGCGTCCTCGGCCTCGTCCACGGCTTCGAGGCGGGCATCGAGCTGATCAAGCACCCGCACGTCGCTGCCGCGGGCTTCACCGGTTCGATCCGGGGTGGCCGGGCCCTCTTCGACGCGGCTGCCGCGCGGCCGGTCCCGATCCCCTTCCACGGCGAGCTGGGCTCGCTGAACCCCGTCGTGATCACCGAGGCCGCCGCCGCCGAGCGGGCCGAGGCGATCGGTACGGGGCTCGCGGGCTCCATGACGCTGGGCGTCGGCCAGTTCTGCGTGAAGCCGGGGCTTGTGTTGGTGCCGTCCGGTGCGGCGGGCGACGGCCTGGTCAAGGCGCTCACGGACGCCGTCAGCGACACCGACGCCGGCGTCCTTCTCGACCACCGGATGCGGGACAACTTCGTCGCCGGGGTCGCCGAGCGTGCCGAGCTCCCCGACGTGGAGACCCCGGTGACGCCGGGCGCCGGGGGCGAGCACACCGTCAGCCCCGGCTTCCTGGCGGTCGCCGCCGAGAAGCTGACGAGCGAGGGCGCGTACGACCTGCTCCTGGAGGAGTGCTTCGGCCCGGTGACGGTGGTGGCCCGCTACGACGACGACGCGCAGGCGCAGGCAGTGCTGTCCCGCCTGCCCGGCAACCTCACGGCGACGGTTCATCTGTCGGCCGAGGAGGCGGCGGGTGAGGGCCGCGGCGCGGAGATCCTCGCGGAGCTGACACCGCTGGCCGGGCGTGTGCTGGTGAACGGATGGCCGACGGGTGTCGCCGTCGCGCCGGCCCAGCATCACGGTGGGCCATACCCGGCGACGACCTCGACGTCCACTTCCGTCGGCGGTACAGCGATCGAGCGCTGGATGAGGCCGGTCGCCTACCAGGGCGCCCCCGAGGCGCTGCTTCCTGCGGAGCTTCGGGACGAGAATCCGCTGGGGTTGCCTCGGCGGTTCAACGGGCGCTTGGAGCGGTAG
- the ectB gene encoding diaminobutyrate--2-oxoglutarate transaminase, with protein MTITQPDLSVFETLESEVRSYCRGWPTVFDRAQGSRMYDEDGHEYLDFFAGAGSLNYGHNNPVLKRALIDYLERDGVTHGLDMSTTAKRTFLQTFQDLVLRPRDLPFKVMFPGPTGTNAVESALKLARKVKGREAIVSFTNAFHGMSLGSLAVTGNAFKRAGAGVPLVHGTPMPFDNYFDGTVEDFLWFERLLEDQGSGLNKPAAVIVETVQGEGGINVARPEWLRALSELCERQDMLLIVDDIQMGCGRTGAFFSFEEAGITPDIVTVSKSISGYGLPMSLCLFKPELDIWEPGEHNGTFRGNNPAFVTATAALEAYWADGSAMEKQTRTKGEQIEQALISITEENLADVKEYRGRGLVWGMEFHDKDRAGRIAKRAFELGLLIETSGPESEVVKLLPALTTTPEELDEGLRVLARAVRETV; from the coding sequence GTGACCATCACCCAGCCCGACCTCAGCGTCTTCGAAACCCTGGAGTCCGAGGTACGCAGCTACTGCCGCGGCTGGCCCACCGTCTTCGACCGCGCGCAGGGCAGCCGTATGTACGACGAGGACGGGCACGAGTACCTGGACTTCTTCGCCGGCGCCGGATCCCTGAACTACGGGCACAACAACCCCGTGCTGAAACGGGCGTTGATCGACTACCTGGAGCGGGACGGCGTCACGCACGGGCTCGACATGTCGACCACCGCCAAACGCACCTTCCTGCAGACCTTCCAGGACCTCGTGCTGCGCCCGCGTGACCTGCCGTTCAAGGTCATGTTCCCGGGCCCGACCGGCACCAACGCCGTGGAGTCCGCGCTGAAGCTGGCGCGGAAGGTGAAGGGCCGCGAGGCCATCGTGTCGTTCACCAACGCCTTCCACGGCATGTCGCTCGGGTCGCTCGCCGTGACCGGCAACGCCTTCAAGCGGGCCGGCGCGGGCGTCCCGCTGGTGCACGGCACGCCGATGCCGTTCGACAACTACTTCGACGGCACGGTCGAGGACTTCCTGTGGTTCGAGCGGCTGCTCGAGGACCAGGGCTCCGGGCTCAACAAGCCCGCCGCCGTGATCGTCGAGACCGTGCAGGGCGAGGGCGGCATCAACGTGGCCCGCCCGGAATGGCTGCGGGCGCTGTCCGAGCTGTGCGAGCGGCAGGACATGCTGCTCATCGTCGACGACATCCAGATGGGCTGCGGACGTACGGGCGCGTTCTTCTCCTTCGAGGAGGCGGGCATCACGCCCGACATCGTGACCGTGTCGAAGTCCATCAGCGGCTACGGGCTGCCGATGTCGCTGTGCCTGTTCAAGCCCGAGCTGGACATCTGGGAGCCGGGCGAGCACAACGGCACCTTCCGCGGCAACAACCCCGCCTTCGTCACGGCCACCGCGGCCCTGGAGGCGTACTGGGCCGACGGGTCCGCGATGGAGAAGCAGACCCGGACCAAGGGTGAGCAGATCGAGCAGGCGCTGATCTCCATCACCGAGGAGAACCTGGCCGACGTCAAGGAGTACCGGGGCCGCGGACTGGTGTGGGGCATGGAGTTCCACGACAAGGACCGCGCCGGCCGGATCGCCAAGCGAGCCTTCGAACTCGGGCTGCTCATCGAGACGTCCGGCCCCGAGAGCGAGGTCGTCAAACTGCTGCCCGCCCTCACCACCACCCCCGAAGAGCTCGACGAGGGCCTGCGCGTCCTCGCTCGTGCCGTACGCGAAACCGTGTGA
- a CDS encoding RNA polymerase sigma factor — protein MESTGNTSVELSADAELHRRLVYGDESALAEAYTAYGGLVRRVAMRVTRSPAAAEDVAQEVFAQLWSRPYAFDARRGSLRTWLSMLSHRRAVDWVRSEARHRKDARADDLALHAIPDTGPGPDETVVDRERSLLLHSALAELPQPQREVVHLAYFAGRTYRQAAVELGIPEGTAKTRLRTALRTLAETLADPPDPALERGA, from the coding sequence GTGGAGTCCACGGGCAATACGTCCGTCGAGCTGTCCGCAGACGCGGAGCTGCACCGGCGGCTGGTCTACGGGGACGAGTCCGCGCTGGCCGAGGCGTACACGGCGTACGGCGGCCTGGTGCGGCGCGTGGCCATGCGGGTCACCCGCAGTCCGGCCGCCGCGGAAGACGTGGCGCAGGAGGTCTTCGCCCAGCTGTGGAGCAGGCCGTACGCCTTCGACGCACGCCGTGGCTCGCTGCGCACCTGGCTGTCCATGCTGTCCCACCGGCGGGCCGTGGACTGGGTGCGCAGCGAGGCCCGGCACCGCAAGGACGCCCGCGCCGACGACTTGGCGCTGCACGCCATCCCCGACACCGGACCCGGCCCCGACGAGACGGTCGTCGACCGGGAGCGCTCCCTGCTGCTGCACTCCGCGCTCGCCGAACTACCGCAGCCGCAACGCGAGGTCGTCCACCTCGCCTACTTCGCCGGCCGCACCTACCGACAGGCCGCCGTGGAGCTGGGGATACCCGAGGGCACGGCCAAGACCCGGCTGCGCACCGCCCTGCGCACCTTGGCGGAAACTTTGGCCGACCCACCCGACCCGGCGCTCGAAAGGGGCGCATGA
- the ectA gene encoding diaminobutyrate acetyltransferase: MTAAQADLHADLHIDRPAVSDGAALWRIARDSGKLDLNSSYSYLLWCRDFAGTSAVARAADGRPVGFVTGYVRPERPRTLLVWQVAVDSGHRGQGLAARLLDGLTARVAAERPLTDIETTITPGNTASERLFTSYAERHGARVEREVLFEAGHFPDGPHDPEVLYRIGPLSL; the protein is encoded by the coding sequence ATGACTGCCGCACAAGCAGACTTGCACGCAGACCTGCACATCGACCGTCCGGCGGTGTCGGACGGCGCCGCGCTCTGGCGGATCGCCAGAGACTCGGGGAAGCTCGACCTCAACTCCTCGTACAGCTATCTGCTGTGGTGCCGTGACTTCGCCGGTACGTCGGCCGTGGCGCGCGCCGCCGACGGAAGGCCCGTCGGCTTCGTCACCGGGTATGTGCGGCCCGAGCGCCCGCGGACCCTGCTGGTGTGGCAGGTGGCCGTCGACTCCGGGCACCGGGGACAGGGGCTCGCCGCCCGGCTGCTGGACGGGCTCACCGCGCGCGTCGCGGCCGAGCGCCCGCTGACCGACATCGAGACCACCATCACGCCGGGCAACACCGCGTCCGAGCGGCTCTTCACCTCGTACGCCGAACGCCACGGTGCGCGCGTCGAGCGTGAAGTCCTGTTCGAGGCGGGGCACTTCCCCGACGGTCCGCACGATCCCGAAGTGCTGTACCGCATCGGGCCCCTGTCTCTCTGA
- a CDS encoding aminotransferase class V-fold PLP-dependent enzyme: protein MDYDFIGAQSGAMETFESLVRSEFAPKSTYLNTASTGLMPARTVAAMQAAVEASAAGRPTDMFADVEAARASFARLTRVPGRRVAAGASVAVYTGLIAASLPAGAEVLTAEADFSSTVTPFHIRGDLKVRTVPLERIADSVRPGTALVAVSAAQSADGRIADLPAIRAAAHEHGARTYIDASQATGWLDLDANDYDFVSSVAFKWLVCPRGVAFLVVPEDLGGLAPVFAGWVAGEEPWDSCYGPVEELAHSARRFDESPALFAYAGARHSLALLEEIGVDAVRAHDLALADRFRTGLAALGHEPVPAPGSAIVSVPGLGRRQPELSSAGIEVSNRAGNLRAAFHLYNTTTDVDRLLEALSS, encoded by the coding sequence ATGGACTACGACTTCATCGGGGCCCAGAGTGGAGCCATGGAGACCTTCGAGAGCCTGGTCCGTTCCGAGTTCGCCCCGAAGAGCACCTACCTCAACACCGCGAGCACCGGCCTGATGCCGGCCCGTACGGTGGCCGCCATGCAGGCTGCCGTGGAGGCTTCGGCAGCCGGGCGGCCGACCGACATGTTCGCCGACGTCGAGGCCGCCCGCGCCTCCTTCGCGCGCCTGACCCGGGTGCCCGGCCGCCGGGTGGCGGCGGGGGCCTCGGTCGCCGTCTACACCGGCCTGATCGCCGCCTCCCTGCCCGCGGGCGCCGAAGTCCTCACCGCCGAGGCCGACTTCAGCTCCACGGTGACCCCCTTCCACATCCGCGGCGACCTCAAGGTGCGCACGGTGCCGCTGGAGCGGATCGCCGACTCCGTGCGGCCCGGCACCGCGCTGGTCGCGGTGAGTGCCGCGCAGTCGGCCGACGGCCGGATCGCCGACCTGCCCGCGATCCGCGCCGCCGCGCACGAGCACGGGGCGCGCACCTACATCGACGCGTCCCAGGCCACCGGCTGGCTGGACCTCGACGCTAACGACTACGACTTCGTCTCCTCCGTCGCCTTCAAGTGGCTCGTCTGCCCGCGCGGCGTCGCCTTCCTGGTCGTCCCGGAGGACCTCGGCGGTCTCGCCCCGGTCTTCGCCGGCTGGGTCGCGGGAGAGGAGCCCTGGGACAGCTGCTACGGCCCCGTCGAGGAACTCGCCCACTCCGCACGGCGGTTCGACGAGAGCCCGGCACTCTTCGCCTACGCCGGCGCCCGCCACTCCCTCGCCTTGCTGGAGGAGATCGGCGTGGACGCCGTACGCGCCCACGACCTGGCCCTCGCCGACCGCTTCCGCACCGGTCTCGCCGCCCTCGGCCACGAACCCGTGCCCGCCCCCGGCTCGGCGATCGTCTCCGTGCCCGGACTCGGCCGCCGTCAGCCGGAGCTGAGCAGCGCCGGAATCGAGGTCTCCAACCGGGCGGGCAACCTGCGCGCAGCCTTCCATCTGTACAACACGACGACCGACGTCGACCGCCTGCTGGAGGCTCTGTCTTCCTGA
- a CDS encoding GNAT family N-acetyltransferase: protein MIREPLTGNRVIRTVLPAEADTVAALHARARATYYPGGVPDDGTDWVAAWRGVIGRPDAHVLCAVECGRIAGVASFRTPEGAPAESVTLFQFHVDPDHWGAGIGTALHTACVEQWRVDGKRTGVLDVHVDNQRARAFYGRRGWVAEPFDGSRHLRLHLMIDGE from the coding sequence ATGATCAGGGAGCCGCTGACCGGGAACCGAGTGATCCGTACCGTCCTGCCCGCCGAGGCGGATACCGTCGCCGCGTTGCATGCGCGGGCCCGGGCGACGTACTACCCGGGCGGTGTCCCAGACGACGGCACCGACTGGGTCGCCGCCTGGCGGGGTGTGATCGGGCGGCCGGACGCCCATGTGCTGTGTGCCGTCGAGTGCGGCCGTATCGCCGGTGTCGCGTCCTTCCGCACTCCTGAGGGCGCCCCCGCGGAATCGGTCACGCTGTTCCAGTTCCATGTCGACCCCGATCACTGGGGGGCCGGCATCGGTACGGCCCTGCACACGGCCTGTGTCGAGCAGTGGCGGGTCGACGGCAAGCGCACCGGCGTACTCGATGTGCATGTCGACAACCAGCGGGCCCGGGCCTTCTACGGGCGCCGGGGCTGGGTCGCGGAGCCGTTCGACGGGAGCCGTCATCTGCGGCTGCACCTCATGATCGACGGGGAATGA
- the thpD gene encoding ectoine hydroxylase: protein MTMTTITDLYPTRGAAEVAVPRKDPVVWSAPGTPGPFSAADLQAFERDGFFALEQIVTDDEVTVYRQELERLVTDPAIRADERSIVEPKSQEIRSVFEVHRISEVFAALVRDERVVGRARQILGSDVYVHQSRINVKPGFGASGFYWHSDFETWHAEDGLPNMRTVSVSIALTENYDTNGGLMIMPGSHKTFLGCAGATPKDNYKQSLQMQDAGTPSDEALTSMAGEYGIKLFTGRAGSATWFDCNCMHGSGDNITPFPRSNVFIVFNSVENAAVEPFAAPIRRPEFIGARDFTPVK from the coding sequence ATGACCATGACCACGATCACGGACCTGTACCCCACCCGAGGCGCCGCCGAGGTGGCCGTCCCCCGCAAGGACCCGGTCGTCTGGTCGGCTCCCGGCACGCCGGGACCCTTCTCGGCGGCCGATCTCCAGGCGTTCGAGCGGGACGGCTTCTTCGCTCTCGAGCAGATCGTCACCGACGACGAAGTCACCGTCTACCGGCAGGAGCTGGAGCGGCTCGTCACCGACCCGGCGATCCGCGCCGACGAGCGGTCCATCGTCGAGCCCAAGTCCCAGGAGATCCGCTCGGTCTTCGAAGTGCACCGGATCAGCGAGGTGTTCGCCGCGCTGGTGCGGGACGAGCGGGTCGTCGGACGGGCCCGGCAGATCCTCGGCTCGGACGTGTACGTCCACCAGTCGCGGATCAACGTGAAGCCCGGCTTCGGGGCCAGCGGCTTCTACTGGCACTCCGACTTCGAGACCTGGCACGCCGAGGACGGTCTGCCGAACATGCGCACGGTGTCCGTCTCGATCGCGCTGACCGAGAACTACGACACCAACGGCGGCCTCATGATCATGCCGGGGTCGCACAAGACGTTCCTCGGGTGCGCGGGGGCAACGCCGAAGGACAACTACAAGCAGTCCCTCCAGATGCAGGACGCGGGCACCCCGTCCGACGAGGCGCTGACCTCGATGGCCGGTGAGTACGGCATCAAGCTGTTCACCGGCCGGGCTGGTTCGGCGACCTGGTTCGACTGCAACTGCATGCACGGGTCGGGCGACAACATCACGCCGTTCCCGCGCAGCAACGTGTTCATCGTGTTCAACAGCGTGGAGAACGCGGCGGTCGAGCCGTTCGCGGCACCGATCCGGCGTCCGGAGTTCATCGGCGCGAGGGACTTCACGCCGGTGAAGTGA
- a CDS encoding DsbA family oxidoreductase, protein MRVEIWSDIACPWCYVGKARFEKALAAFPHRDQVEVVHRSFELDPGRAKGDTQPVITMLTKKYGMSEAQAQAGEENLGAQAAAEGLDYRTRGRDHGNTFDLHRLLHFAKEQGRQDELIQVFYRANFAEERSLFTEGDERLVELAVEAGLLAADVRKILADPEAYADDVRADEREAAELGANGVPFFVLDRKYGVSGAQPPEAFAQALTQAWGERSPLKLVGGGDEAEACGPDGCAVPQH, encoded by the coding sequence ATGCGCGTCGAGATCTGGAGTGACATCGCCTGCCCCTGGTGCTACGTCGGCAAGGCCCGCTTCGAGAAGGCGCTCGCGGCCTTCCCGCACCGGGACCAGGTCGAGGTGGTGCACCGGTCCTTCGAGCTGGACCCCGGCCGGGCCAAGGGCGACACCCAGCCCGTGATCACGATGCTCACCAAGAAGTACGGCATGAGCGAGGCCCAGGCGCAGGCCGGTGAGGAGAACCTCGGTGCGCAGGCCGCCGCCGAAGGACTCGACTACCGCACCCGCGGCCGGGACCACGGCAACACCTTCGACCTGCACCGGCTGCTCCACTTCGCCAAGGAACAGGGCCGGCAGGACGAGCTGATCCAGGTCTTCTACCGGGCCAACTTCGCCGAGGAGCGCTCCCTCTTCACCGAGGGCGACGAGCGGCTGGTGGAGCTGGCCGTGGAGGCCGGGCTCCTCGCGGCCGATGTCCGCAAGATCCTCGCCGACCCGGAGGCCTACGCCGACGACGTCCGCGCCGACGAGCGCGAGGCCGCCGAACTGGGCGCGAACGGCGTGCCCTTCTTCGTTCTCGACCGCAAGTACGGGGTCTCCGGCGCCCAGCCCCCCGAGGCCTTCGCCCAGGCCCTGACCCAGGCGTGGGGCGAGCGGTCCCCGCTCAAGCTCGTCGGCGGGGGAGACGAGGCAGAGGCCTGCGGTCCCGATGGCTGCGCGGTGCCGCAACACTGA